In Helianthus annuus cultivar XRQ/B chromosome 3, HanXRQr2.0-SUNRISE, whole genome shotgun sequence, a single window of DNA contains:
- the LOC110930231 gene encoding ethylene-responsive transcription factor ERF014, whose amino-acid sequence MLYLTPSPSLISPFNHPMNNKDSNNNPHLTKKKYKGVRMRSWGSWVSEIRAPNQKTRIWLGSHSTPEAAARAYDAALICLKGPSANLNFPHHHYHHLINYYDTAMSPKSIQRVAAATAAVTEAAATAATDDTDIDISTSTSISTTVTGSSSSSSNLFLPTSPVVVDEMMVASDCYDYAAPAYDQLWSWCDSEVPMYDDIMYDESMFDPLCSLGIQDVVDEDVYDIPLWSFC is encoded by the coding sequence ATGCTCTATTTGACTCCTTCACCATCACTTATTTCACCATTCAACCATCCAATGAACAACAAAGACTCCAACAACAATCCTCACTTAACCAAAAAGAAGTATAAAGGAGTACGAATGAGAAGCTGGGGCTCATGGGTATCCGAAATCCGCGCACCAAATCAAAAAACACGAATATGGTTAGGCTCACATTCCACACCCGAGGCCGCAGCCCGAGCCTACGACGCCGCCCTTATATGCCTCAAAGGACCATCAGCCAATCTCAACTTCCCACATCATCATTACCACCACCTTATTAACTACTATGACACGGCTATGTCCCCTAAATCAATCCAGAGAGTGGCGGCTGCCACTGCAGCTGTTACAGAAGCTGCAGCCACTGCCGCCACTGATGATACTGACATTGACATCAGTACCAGTACCAGTATTAGTACCACTGTCACGGGTTCATCTAGTTCATCATCTAATTTGTTTTTACCAACAAGTCCCGTAGTTGTTGATGAAATGATGGTGGCTAGTGATTGTTATGATTACGCGGCCCCCGCGTATGATCAACTGTGGTCTTGGTGTGACTCGGAAGTGCCTatgtatgatgatataatgtacGATGAATCAATGTTTGATCCTTTGTGTTCTTTGGGGATTCAAGATGTTGTTGACGAAGATGTTTACGACATTCCTCTTTGGAGCTTCTGCTGA
- the LOC110932311 gene encoding AP2-like ethylene-responsive transcription factor AIL5, producing MEAHDFNYMGCGYDKEDKAARAYELAALKYWGPTTTTNYPVCNYEKELEEMNNMTRQEFVASLRRKSSGFCRLASIYRGVTRCPLYSLVQPMCTTHYHLFFSFVDFCL from the exons ATGGAGGCACATGATTTCAACTACATGGGATG TGGATACGATAAGGAAGACAAAGCAGCTAGAGCTTATGAATTAGCAGCCCTCAAGTATTGGggtcccaccaccaccacaaactATCCG GTTTGCAACTATGAGAAAGAGCTTGAAGAAATGAACAACATGACTAGGCAAGAATTTGTTGCTTCACTTAGAAG GAAAAGCAGTGGTTTTTGTAGACTAGCCTCAATTTATAGAGGTGTGACAAG GTGTCCTCTTTATTCTTTGGTTCAACCCATGTGCACAACTCACTATCACTTATTCTTTTCATTTGTGGATTTCTGCCTTTGA